The Argentina anserina chromosome 3, drPotAnse1.1, whole genome shotgun sequence genome includes a region encoding these proteins:
- the LOC126787333 gene encoding stemmadenine O-acetyltransferase-like has translation MYWSIPSSLNKLVPYQLDEVADIALGVQLNVFECDGIAVGASISHKIADALSFSMFIKTWAGTSRRDHHHQIDDHPVVSPQFVSATLFPPRNISGFNPSVGITKENIVTKSLGGSQRSPSRVDALSAFIWSRYVAATKVGYEAPAKVDAIIHAVNLRNRIDPPLPECSFGNLYRISVTVPRLDTGEECYGLVRQVREQISHIDTEYIKKLQEGNDHLSFIQQSSENVNKGEMVTLSFTSLCRFPLYEADFGWGKPTWVGSPALNFNNLVVFMDTKSGGGIEAY, from the exons ATGTATTGGTCCA TTCCTAGTTCACTCAACAAGCTAGTTCCATATCAGCTAGATGAAGTTGCTGATATAGCCCTTGGTGTCCAACTAAATGTATTTGAATGTGATGGAATTGCAGTTGGTGCTTCCATTTCTCATAAGATTGCAGATGCTTTGTCATTTTCCATGTTCATCAAAACTTGGGCCGGCACTTCTAGAAGAGATCATCATCACCAGATAGACGATCATCCAGTTGTGTCTCCACAGTTTGTATCAGCCACACTCTTCCCACCAAGGAACATATCCGGGTTTAATCCAAGTGTTGGGATCACAAAGGAGAATATCGTAACAAAGAG CCTAGGAGGTAGCCAAAGATCGCCATCTCGTGTGGATGCTCTATCTGCTTTCATCTGGAGTCGCTATGTGGCTGCGACCAAAGTTGGGTATGAAGCACCTGCAAAGGTCGATGCCATTATTCATGCTGTGAACCTTAGGAATAGGATTGATCCCCCACTTCCAGAATGCTCATTCGGAAATCTCTATCGAATTTCCGTAACGGTTCCACGTCTGGATACAGGGGAGGAGTGTTATGGCCTTGTGAGGCAGGTAAGAGAGCAAATCAGTCATATTGACACAGAATATATAAAGAAATTGCAAGAAGGCAATGATCACTTGAGCTTTATCCAACAAAGCTCTGAGAATGTCAACAAGGGAGAGATGGTTACACTGAGCTTCACTAGCCTGTGCAGATTTCCTCTGTATGAAGCTGACTTTGGATGGGGAAAGCCTACTTGGGTCGGCTCGCCTGCCCTGAATTTCAATAATTTAGTTGTGTTTATGGACACTAAATCTGGGGGTGGAATAGAAGCATATTAA